The following proteins are encoded in a genomic region of Magnolia sinica isolate HGM2019 chromosome 1, MsV1, whole genome shotgun sequence:
- the LOC131241371 gene encoding uncharacterized protein LOC131241371, translated as MRAVAAAATQPLLILRTLLPTPFSKPASSSLSTHQNPLPPQPSLSPQQLTQINLLIPRLCQRPDHLPHVARLLDSILLLPNPPPLTSLSLPILIHSLTSSSDISLSMSLLTRLGRNPRAGPHLLPIAHLLLASYLRARKPRDAMSIFRWMSRPENSQWGKVNGSTYGMAVTGFCRNGRTLEALKVLRGMVSAGVAPEEDVRGWVYRSLLREARVKEAVELDGALGRVREGGKGGDRDAAVELMDQMVRDWRE; from the coding sequence ATGAGAGCAGTAGCAGCAGCTGCAACACAGCCCCTCCTTATCCTACGCACCCTCCTCCCTACTCCATTTTCAAAGCCAGCCTCCTCCTCTCTATCAACCCACCAAAATCCACTACCACCACAACCATCTCTATCTCCCCAACAGCTCACACAAATCAATCTCCTCATTCCCCGCCTCTGCCAACGGCCAGATCATCTCCCCCACGTGGCCCGCCTCCTCGACTCCATCCTCCTTCTCCCCAACCCCCCTCCcctcacttctctctcccttccAATCCTCATCCACAGCCTCACCTCCTCCTCCGACATCTCCCTTTCCATGTCCCTCCTCACCCGTCTTGGCCGTAACCCCCGTGCTGGGCCCCACCTCCTCCCCATTGCCCACCTCCTCCTCGCTTCCTACCTCAGGGCTCGCAAGCCCAGGGACGCGATGTCGATCTTCCGTTGGATGTCAAGGCCCGAGAATTCGCAATGGGGAAAGGTCAATGGGTCTACGTATGGGATGGCGGTTACTGGGTTTTGTAGGAATGGGAGGACGCTGGAGGCATTGAAGGTTCTTCGTGGGATGGTGAGTGCGGGTGTGGCACCGGAGGAGGATGTGAGAGGATGGGTTTATAGGAGCTTGTTGAGGGAGGCGAGGGTGAAGGAAGCCGTGGAGCTGGACGGTGCTTTGGGTCGGGTCCGAGAAGGAGGGAAGGGTGGGGATCGGGATGCGGCTGTTGAATTGATGGATCAAATGGTGAGAGATTGGAGGGAGTAG
- the LOC131241388 gene encoding DNA-binding protein S1FA-like, with product MEDEFSFSDTVPPSFDKKTGNVGSEVKGFNPGLIVLLVVGGLLLIFLVGNYALYMYAQKTLPPRKKKPVSKKKMKRERLKQGVSAPGE from the exons ATGGAGGACGAGTTCTCGTTCTCGGATACGGTCCCTCCGTCGTTCGATAAGAAAACG GGAAATGTGGGCAGTGAAGTGAAGGGGTTTAACCCCGGTTTGATAGTACTGCTTGTGGTAGGAGGGCTATTGCTCATCTTCCTTGTTGGCAACTATGCACTGTACATGTATGCCCAGAAGACCCTCCCACCAAGAAAGAAGAAGCCCGTCtccaagaagaagatgaagagagagaggCTCAAGCAAGGGGTTTCTGCACCTggagaataa